The Parafrankia irregularis genome window below encodes:
- a CDS encoding ABC transporter permease, giving the protein MTSWSTIVNVGRYHLTQQPFYLTLPWALTVFSLFINLIISTVTPTSIHTGGLATLYIWMFVGGLLATHRSLPFGLALGLSRRSYYLGTAGLAVALSAADAVALTALYALEGASGGWWVDLHFFRISYLLDGPWYLTWLTSFVGLGLLFVYGMWFGIVYRRWNVTGLAAFIASQGALLLVGVLLAAWADAWAAIGRFFTDLSSGGLTGVLAVATVALFVGGFTTMRRVTV; this is encoded by the coding sequence GTGACCAGCTGGAGCACCATCGTCAACGTCGGGCGTTACCACCTCACCCAGCAGCCGTTCTACCTGACCCTGCCCTGGGCCCTGACGGTGTTCAGCCTGTTCATCAACCTGATCATCTCGACGGTGACTCCCACCAGCATCCACACCGGTGGGCTGGCCACCCTGTACATCTGGATGTTCGTCGGCGGCCTGCTGGCGACGCACCGGTCGCTGCCGTTCGGGCTCGCCCTCGGTCTCAGCCGGCGCTCCTACTACCTCGGGACCGCCGGCCTCGCCGTTGCCCTCTCGGCGGCCGACGCCGTCGCCCTCACCGCGCTGTACGCCCTGGAGGGGGCCAGCGGCGGCTGGTGGGTCGACCTGCACTTCTTCCGGATCTCCTACCTTCTCGACGGGCCGTGGTACCTCACCTGGCTGACCTCCTTCGTCGGCCTGGGGCTGCTGTTCGTCTACGGCATGTGGTTCGGCATCGTCTACCGCCGCTGGAACGTGACGGGCCTGGCCGCTTTCATCGCAAGTCAGGGGGCGCTGCTTCTCGTCGGCGTGCTGCTCGCGGCCTGGGCGGACGCATGGGCGGCGATCGGTCGTTTCTTCACCGATCTCAGCTCCGGGGGGCTGACCGGCGTCCTCGCCGTCGCGACGGTGGCACTCTTCGTCGGCGGATTCACCACGATGCGCCGGGTCACGGTCTGA
- a CDS encoding ester cyclase, whose product MSIEIRKEIARRLYEEVVTEGRTELLETFVAEDGTDGSRPQASWSNGRKGFQEHVDGLRTSVPDVRATVTDLLAEGDRVVVFWRIEGTHEGELWGVPGTGRRIEADSISLITFRDNQIVNYSVLPDRLTILRQVGAVAA is encoded by the coding sequence ATGAGCATCGAGATCCGCAAGGAGATCGCCCGCCGCCTCTACGAGGAGGTCGTCACCGAAGGCAGGACGGAGCTGCTGGAGACGTTCGTCGCCGAGGACGGAACCGATGGTTCCCGGCCGCAGGCCAGCTGGTCCAACGGCCGCAAGGGTTTCCAGGAGCACGTCGACGGACTGCGCACGTCGGTTCCGGACGTACGGGCCACGGTGACCGACCTCCTCGCCGAGGGCGACCGGGTTGTGGTGTTCTGGCGGATCGAGGGCACCCACGAGGGCGAGCTGTGGGGCGTGCCCGGAACCGGCCGGCGCATCGAGGCCGACAGCATCAGCCTCATCACCTTCCGCGACAACCAGATCGTCAACTATTCGGTGCTGCCCGACCGGCTGACCATCCTGCGCCAGGTCGGCGCCGTCGCCGCCTGA